Proteins encoded in a region of the Paenibacillus pedocola genome:
- a CDS encoding helix-turn-helix domain-containing protein, with protein sequence MNAKTKYHILMQGTTSKNVSETCKEFGISRTIYYKWQNAYKKHGMDGLTEREKKPVMPNKVDKRTERLILKYIAKFPEDGPKRIYYELQDEGEKVGESGIYNVLRRHGLSKRAQREAYAKEIKEKKWPGDTAAKAPRSKVREQLLDYKLKDPDNAHPGYICMQSIYYMGEFPRIGKVYQYVIYDVYSTIGLVKLYNRKATIHFIDFMHLKVIPLMKSLHFEIDNLVTHKSREFTTNWDRGKHKYTDFLHKNNINQVAVTAQNAEIFQPLQQFVAVLTQEFYQQAWGDPTINSFEILENRLQAYLNYYNFNRKITDGPNKGKIPSDAALECTGQQETLPLWLFTRR encoded by the coding sequence TTGAATGCTAAAACTAAATATCATATCCTCATGCAAGGAACCACCAGCAAAAATGTAAGTGAAACCTGCAAGGAGTTCGGCATTTCCCGGACGATCTATTATAAGTGGCAAAATGCCTACAAGAAGCATGGGATGGATGGGCTTACGGAGAGAGAAAAAAAACCGGTCATGCCAAACAAAGTGGACAAGCGTACGGAAAGGCTGATTTTAAAGTATATTGCCAAATTTCCTGAGGATGGTCCGAAGCGGATCTATTATGAATTGCAGGACGAGGGGGAGAAGGTAGGGGAATCCGGGATATACAATGTGTTGCGGCGGCACGGACTTAGCAAGAGGGCGCAGCGGGAAGCCTATGCCAAAGAAATCAAGGAGAAGAAATGGCCGGGTGACACAGCTGCTAAAGCTCCAAGGAGCAAGGTAAGGGAACAACTGCTGGACTATAAGCTGAAGGATCCGGACAATGCCCACCCCGGTTATATCTGCATGCAGAGTATTTATTATATGGGAGAGTTCCCGCGAATCGGAAAGGTATATCAATATGTGATTTATGATGTTTACTCTACGATAGGACTGGTCAAGCTCTATAACCGGAAAGCTACCATACACTTCATCGATTTTATGCATCTCAAGGTCATACCCTTAATGAAGTCACTGCATTTTGAGATCGACAATCTGGTGACGCACAAAAGCCGCGAATTCACCACAAACTGGGATAGAGGCAAACATAAATATACCGACTTTTTACATAAGAACAATATTAATCAAGTGGCTGTCACTGCGCAAAATGCAGAGATATTTCAACCTTTGCAGCAATTTGTTGCAGTGTTGACGCAGGAATTTTACCAGCAGGCCTGGGGAGATCCTACGATCAATTCTTTTGAAATATTAGAAAACCGCTTACAAGCATACTTGAATTACTATAACTTCAACAGAAAGATTACAGACGGTCCTAATAAAGGAAAAATACCATCCGATGCAGCACTTGAATGTACGGGACAGCAGGAGACCTTGCCACTATGGTTATTTACAAGGAGATAA
- a CDS encoding CPBP family intramembrane glutamic endopeptidase, giving the protein MMQHKLRTSTSIFEARPVPVPFIAGMIIIEIIYSLSVNLIYFEHGYYRPLSNLTNGWIGGTLSANLIGLFVEVIIFLVAIAKVTPRELGLRKEKLLPGLTGFLLFWIAIQLVNLGVNLSTGSSITFNDQITEFPSVVLGGLLGQLFGNALLEEIIFRGFLFVQVFLLCSKIKRHSSRVAAAMFISQAIFALMHIPNRIYSGYAGMEFVYDFIQLVIFGIIFCLLYLLTKNLFFVVGIHSLMNEQLMLWYNDYSNAIILSSIITMVCLMLLLKIKQRRSHRAAIDI; this is encoded by the coding sequence ATGATGCAACATAAACTAAGGACTTCTACATCCATTTTTGAAGCAAGGCCCGTACCTGTCCCTTTTATCGCCGGGATGATTATTATTGAAATTATCTATTCACTATCCGTTAACCTTATTTACTTTGAACACGGCTACTACCGTCCGCTTTCCAATCTTACAAACGGCTGGATCGGCGGAACGTTAAGCGCTAATCTTATCGGTCTTTTCGTGGAGGTGATTATCTTCCTGGTTGCCATCGCCAAAGTTACGCCAAGGGAATTGGGTCTCAGGAAGGAGAAACTGCTGCCTGGGTTAACAGGATTTCTGCTGTTTTGGATCGCGATTCAGCTTGTCAATTTGGGCGTCAACCTCTCAACAGGCTCCAGCATAACCTTCAATGATCAGATAACGGAGTTTCCGAGTGTAGTGCTAGGCGGGTTATTGGGACAGCTTTTTGGCAATGCACTGCTGGAGGAAATCATATTCCGGGGCTTTTTATTTGTTCAGGTATTCCTTTTATGCAGCAAAATAAAGCGTCATTCGTCCCGCGTAGCTGCGGCCATGTTCATTTCACAGGCCATCTTTGCACTCATGCATATTCCTAACCGGATCTATTCCGGCTATGCCGGGATGGAGTTTGTGTACGACTTTATCCAGCTTGTCATTTTCGGAATCATATTCTGTCTGCTCTATCTGCTAACCAAAAATTTGTTTTTTGTTGTTGGTATCCACTCCCTAATGAATGAGCAGCTTATGTTATGGTACAACGATTATTCGAATGCCATTATTTTAAGCAGTATTATAACCATGGTTTGTCTAATGCTCCTGTTAAAAATAAAACAGCGGCGTTCACACCGGGCGGCGATTGATATATAG
- a CDS encoding DUF5692 family protein has translation MFLFESIPWYSALMWFGVLGGLMLVNEIARKSKWVSLFLFLAVPIVLTLAVWPNTAGKDSSVGTWFHWVKVYSALAGCLGFMAIRFVKGWSSNKYILMFPAIILAVNILEAVIRDFQVYSLDGMVDGVMMVGGPWNIMNGIAGILNIITISGWMGIVISKDKSKDMLWPDQLWFWIIAYDLWNFAYVYNAVSDHSFYAGAALLISCTIPAFFFKKGAWLQHRAQTLAIWMMFTMSFPTFVGESKFSVQSSHSETALWVMSALSLAANIAVIIYHCYKIFKHKRNPLKEEVYTDLAAYKAIADMN, from the coding sequence ATGTTTTTATTCGAATCTATCCCCTGGTACTCTGCACTGATGTGGTTCGGGGTACTTGGAGGATTAATGCTCGTCAATGAAATTGCCCGCAAGAGCAAATGGGTTTCACTATTTTTGTTTTTAGCTGTACCTATTGTTCTGACCCTTGCAGTATGGCCGAACACGGCAGGCAAAGATTCCAGTGTGGGCACTTGGTTTCATTGGGTAAAAGTATACTCTGCGCTGGCAGGCTGTTTGGGCTTCATGGCGATCCGGTTTGTTAAGGGCTGGAGCAGTAATAAATACATATTGATGTTTCCAGCCATTATTTTGGCCGTTAACATTCTGGAAGCGGTTATCCGCGATTTCCAGGTATATAGCCTGGATGGCATGGTTGACGGAGTGATGATGGTGGGTGGTCCCTGGAACATTATGAACGGGATTGCAGGTATTTTGAACATTATTACGATTTCCGGCTGGATGGGCATTGTGATTAGTAAAGACAAGAGTAAGGATATGCTGTGGCCGGATCAGCTCTGGTTCTGGATTATCGCGTATGACCTCTGGAATTTTGCTTATGTATATAATGCTGTCTCTGACCATTCCTTCTATGCAGGCGCTGCACTGCTGATCTCATGCACAATCCCGGCGTTCTTCTTCAAAAAAGGTGCCTGGTTACAGCATCGTGCTCAGACCTTGGCGATTTGGATGATGTTTACAATGTCGTTCCCGACCTTTGTCGGAGAGTCAAAGTTCTCCGTACAATCTTCCCACAGTGAAACGGCGTTATGGGTTATGAGTGCATTGTCGTTGGCTGCTAACATAGCCGTGATTATTTATCACTGCTATAAAATCTTCAAACATAAACGTAATCCGCTTAAAGAAGAGGTATATACAGATCTGGCGGCTTACAAAGCTATCGCAGACATGAACTAA
- a CDS encoding GntR family transcriptional regulator produces MTQFVYKQIIDDLKMKIFAGEFADMRLPDERSLSETYQVSRSSIKRALTKMESVGIIFKKRGSGTFINPLYIKNESIFNYEGSNLGVTDNFQMHGKKPKVKVLNFEVIPPTKELQRDLFLGPHDFVYKIVRLRLFDDEPFMIETGYIPIKIVQDLNQTIIEGSIFNYLEDSRNLAVTKSFLSIFAEPSEPEDQELLHLSVNEPVGIMEGIFFLDNGTPFEFSHMRFHYKYLKFNTFVSVH; encoded by the coding sequence ATGACACAATTTGTCTACAAACAGATTATTGATGATCTAAAAATGAAAATATTCGCGGGAGAATTCGCCGATATGAGATTGCCGGATGAACGCAGCCTCAGCGAGACCTATCAGGTAAGCCGCAGCTCCATCAAGCGTGCGCTGACCAAAATGGAGAGCGTCGGCATTATTTTCAAAAAACGCGGTTCAGGTACGTTCATCAATCCCCTGTACATAAAAAACGAATCGATCTTTAATTACGAAGGCTCGAATTTGGGTGTTACCGACAATTTTCAGATGCACGGCAAGAAGCCGAAAGTCAAAGTGCTGAATTTCGAGGTGATTCCACCCACCAAGGAGCTGCAGCGTGATTTGTTCCTCGGGCCCCATGATTTTGTCTACAAAATCGTCCGTCTGCGCCTGTTTGACGACGAGCCCTTTATGATTGAGACGGGTTATATTCCGATCAAAATCGTCCAGGATCTCAATCAGACGATTATTGAAGGATCAATCTTCAATTATCTGGAGGATTCGCGCAATCTTGCCGTGACCAAGTCGTTTTTATCCATCTTTGCCGAGCCCTCCGAGCCGGAGGACCAGGAGCTGCTGCATTTAAGCGTAAATGAACCCGTGGGGATCATGGAAGGGATATTCTTTTTGGACAACGGCACCCCCTTTGAATTCTCACACATGCGGTTCCATTACAAATATCTCAAGTTCAATACTTTTGTATCTGTGCATTAA
- a CDS encoding serine hydrolase domain-containing protein, with translation MREYNRYKGLKQLSVSVLAVILLLLLAVPARAAEGGNDTAPSGTLLSSLASVIDTYAADRRQTTAAVSVAVVNDGRIVFNQAYGFADIEHETAADTDTVFEWGSCSKLLVWTSVMQLVEQGKLDLQQDIREYLPEGFFKKLKVNKPITLLNLMHHNAGWQDRATDLFYFAEEDLPELGEALALFEPRQVYEPGKVVAYSNYGAALAAYLVELQSGQSFYIYVKEHIFDVLGMEHTSIHPAQRDNEAVDAARNKIQGYTTKLKLIKKNRGYIGIYPAGSAIGTAGDAAKFLAALMPAAGDYTPLFQSNTVLREMLSPSLNYDGTDIPRIAHGFFEVNHTVPALEHGGNTLGFSSKFTIDPASGFGMVVMTNQYNEWEYCAGLTDKVFGTYKPQASSVDLPDSVQVEGEYQSARRVVHGFTKLLGYLSTMKIVSINRNVIDFNDMPYKQIEPYVYVPVRQSGFAYFVRDAQGAVVKVSNPYFDSFPLTGLAAQRTGISVIAAGLGALLIMFAMISGFVRWIISRFRRAAKPSSGFNQYYLWMNIAGLAFIVNNIILGYRTLNYTTYSAIRIHLIGNIVYVVLAAGYIMLLLMKLRSTEAGKASKIIYILSGVPALLFSAVIIGWDLFY, from the coding sequence GTGAGAGAATACAACCGATATAAAGGGCTCAAACAGCTATCAGTCAGTGTACTCGCTGTTATTCTGCTGCTGTTACTGGCTGTTCCGGCCCGCGCCGCTGAAGGGGGAAACGATACGGCTCCTTCCGGCACTCTGCTGTCTTCACTTGCTTCGGTTATCGATACCTATGCAGCTGACCGCCGGCAGACGACTGCCGCTGTATCTGTTGCCGTTGTTAATGATGGCAGGATCGTCTTCAATCAGGCATATGGATTCGCGGATATTGAACATGAGACAGCAGCTGATACAGACACTGTGTTTGAGTGGGGATCGTGCTCCAAGCTGCTGGTCTGGACCAGTGTGATGCAGCTGGTAGAGCAGGGGAAACTGGATTTGCAGCAGGATATCCGTGAATATCTGCCTGAAGGTTTCTTCAAAAAACTGAAGGTTAATAAGCCGATTACGCTACTGAACCTGATGCATCATAATGCTGGCTGGCAGGACCGGGCTACGGATTTGTTCTATTTTGCAGAGGAGGATCTCCCTGAGTTAGGAGAGGCGCTGGCCCTCTTTGAACCCCGGCAGGTCTATGAACCGGGTAAGGTAGTAGCCTATTCCAATTATGGTGCGGCTTTGGCTGCCTATCTTGTGGAACTGCAGAGCGGCCAGTCATTCTATATCTATGTGAAAGAGCATATTTTCGATGTGCTGGGGATGGAACATACCTCCATTCATCCGGCCCAGCGGGATAATGAAGCGGTCGATGCCGCGAGAAACAAGATTCAAGGCTATACCACAAAGCTGAAGCTGATCAAGAAGAATAGAGGATACATCGGTATATATCCGGCAGGAAGTGCGATTGGAACCGCTGGGGATGCCGCAAAATTTCTGGCCGCACTAATGCCGGCCGCAGGTGATTATACCCCATTATTCCAAAGCAATACGGTGTTAAGGGAGATGCTGTCCCCGAGCCTGAATTATGACGGAACGGATATTCCGAGAATTGCCCATGGTTTTTTTGAGGTGAATCACACGGTTCCTGCTTTGGAGCATGGGGGGAATACCCTGGGCTTTTCCAGTAAATTTACAATAGATCCGGCTTCCGGGTTCGGAATGGTCGTGATGACCAATCAGTACAATGAATGGGAATACTGCGCAGGCCTTACCGATAAGGTGTTTGGCACCTACAAACCCCAGGCTTCTAGCGTAGACCTTCCGGATAGTGTGCAGGTAGAGGGGGAATATCAGTCCGCCCGGAGGGTGGTTCACGGATTCACCAAATTGCTGGGATATCTCAGTACAATGAAGATTGTTTCGATTAACAGGAATGTCATTGACTTTAATGATATGCCCTATAAACAGATTGAGCCTTATGTGTATGTTCCGGTGCGGCAATCGGGCTTCGCCTATTTTGTACGGGATGCTCAAGGAGCAGTCGTGAAGGTTTCAAATCCGTATTTTGATTCCTTTCCGCTTACAGGCTTGGCTGCCCAAAGAACCGGGATATCTGTGATAGCTGCGGGTCTCGGAGCGTTATTGATCATGTTTGCGATGATTAGCGGATTCGTCCGGTGGATCATCTCCAGATTCAGGAGAGCAGCTAAGCCGTCATCCGGTTTTAACCAATACTATTTATGGATGAACATTGCCGGACTTGCTTTTATAGTGAATAACATTATCCTTGGGTATCGTACTCTGAACTACACTACCTATTCTGCCATTCGCATTCATCTTATCGGGAACATCGTCTATGTGGTACTTGCTGCAGGATATATAATGCTGCTTCTGATGAAACTGCGGAGTACAGAAGCGGGTAAAGCAAGCAAGATCATATACATACTGTCCGGTGTCCCGGCACTGTTATTCAGTGCTGTTATCATCGGCTGGGATTTGTTCTATTAA
- a CDS encoding phosphoketolase family protein: protein MGLSTLNVDYSSKTYLEKLDAYWRATNYISVGQLYLKDNPLLREPLKDADVKIKPIGHWGTIPGQNFIYAHLNRVITKYDLNMFYVEGPGHGGQVMVSNSYLDGSYTEIYPEITQDIPGLKKLFKQFSFPGGVASHAAPETPGSIHEGGELGYSLSHGVGAILDNPDLISAVVVGDGEAETGPLAASWFSNRFINPVTDGAVLPILHLNGFKISNPTILSRQSKEEITAYFTGMGWEPFFVEGEDPEHMHPEMAKALDAIVERIAAIQKNARENNDLTRPVWPMLVFRSPKGWTGPAQWDGVPNTGSFRAHQVPIPVDQKNMKHAPALLDWMHSYRPEELFDENGRLNAELAEILPKGDRRMGMNPVTNAGHLIKDLNLPDFADYALDNSVPGKVVAQDMAVLGKYLKEVVLRNEPNRNFRIFGPDETMSNRLGPVFEVTKRQWLDQVIEPNDEFLASYGRVIDSQLSEHQAEGLLEGYVLTGRHGFFASYEAFLRVVDSMITQHFKWLRKATDQGWRADIPSLNVVATSTVFQQDHNGYTHQDPGLLGHLADKKPEFIREYLPADANSLLAVFDTVLNDRQKINLIVSSKHPRPQWFSAAEAQELVDKGLKIIDWASTDNGGEPDVVFASAGTEPTIEALAAISILNEKLPELKIRYINVVDLLKLRSQKLDPRGLSDEEFDQFFTKDKPVIFAFHGYEGLIKDLFFDRHNHNLHVHGYRENGDITTPFDMRVLNQMDRFDLTKEAVLSLPQADQYTAIAAEMDAMVKKHYEFIREEGIDLPEVENWVWKGLNK, encoded by the coding sequence ATGGGATTATCGACCTTGAATGTTGATTACTCATCAAAAACGTATCTGGAGAAGCTGGATGCTTACTGGCGTGCAACGAACTATATTTCGGTAGGCCAGCTATATTTGAAAGACAATCCGTTGCTGAGAGAGCCTCTTAAAGACGCTGACGTCAAAATTAAACCGATCGGGCACTGGGGTACTATTCCCGGCCAGAACTTCATCTATGCCCATTTGAATCGTGTAATTACTAAATATGACTTGAATATGTTCTATGTTGAAGGCCCGGGCCATGGCGGCCAGGTTATGGTTTCCAACTCCTATCTGGATGGCAGCTACACCGAAATCTATCCGGAAATTACCCAGGACATCCCTGGTCTGAAGAAACTGTTCAAACAATTCTCGTTCCCGGGCGGCGTTGCTTCCCATGCTGCACCCGAAACTCCGGGATCGATTCATGAAGGCGGCGAGCTTGGATATTCCTTATCCCACGGCGTTGGCGCTATTCTGGATAATCCGGACCTGATCTCGGCAGTTGTTGTCGGAGACGGTGAAGCAGAAACCGGACCGCTGGCAGCTTCCTGGTTCTCCAACCGCTTCATCAACCCGGTTACCGATGGCGCTGTGTTGCCGATTCTGCACTTGAACGGCTTCAAGATCAGCAACCCGACGATTCTGTCCCGTCAATCGAAAGAAGAAATTACCGCCTACTTCACAGGCATGGGCTGGGAACCGTTCTTCGTTGAAGGCGAAGATCCTGAACATATGCACCCTGAAATGGCGAAGGCTCTGGATGCCATCGTTGAAAGAATCGCAGCGATCCAGAAAAATGCGCGCGAAAATAACGACCTTACCCGTCCGGTATGGCCGATGCTCGTCTTCCGTTCCCCTAAGGGCTGGACTGGACCTGCGCAGTGGGATGGCGTGCCTAACACAGGTTCGTTCCGTGCCCATCAGGTGCCGATTCCGGTAGACCAGAAGAATATGAAGCATGCACCGGCTCTGCTGGACTGGATGCACAGCTACAGACCGGAAGAATTATTCGATGAGAACGGCCGTTTGAACGCAGAGCTTGCCGAAATCCTTCCAAAAGGCGACAGACGTATGGGCATGAATCCTGTGACTAACGCCGGCCACCTGATCAAAGACCTGAACCTGCCGGACTTTGCCGACTATGCACTGGATAACTCTGTTCCAGGTAAAGTTGTAGCACAGGATATGGCCGTTCTGGGTAAATATCTGAAAGAAGTGGTTCTGCGCAATGAGCCTAACCGTAACTTCCGCATTTTCGGACCGGATGAAACGATGTCCAACCGTCTTGGACCTGTGTTCGAAGTGACCAAACGCCAATGGCTGGATCAGGTTATTGAACCTAACGATGAATTCCTGGCTTCTTATGGCCGTGTTATTGACTCCCAATTGTCGGAGCATCAGGCAGAAGGTCTGCTTGAAGGTTATGTGCTGACTGGACGTCACGGGTTCTTTGCAAGTTATGAAGCCTTCCTGCGTGTTGTTGATTCCATGATTACCCAGCACTTCAAATGGCTGCGCAAGGCAACCGATCAGGGCTGGCGTGCAGATATCCCTTCATTGAATGTTGTAGCAACTTCTACTGTGTTCCAGCAGGATCACAACGGCTACACTCACCAGGATCCGGGTCTCTTAGGCCACCTGGCTGACAAAAAGCCTGAATTCATCCGTGAATATCTGCCAGCAGATGCGAACTCCCTATTGGCTGTATTCGACACCGTACTGAACGACCGTCAGAAGATCAATCTGATTGTCTCCTCCAAGCACCCGCGTCCGCAGTGGTTTAGTGCCGCAGAAGCGCAGGAGCTGGTTGATAAAGGACTGAAGATCATTGACTGGGCAAGCACCGATAACGGCGGCGAACCGGATGTTGTCTTTGCTTCCGCAGGTACAGAACCGACCATTGAGGCTTTGGCTGCAATCTCCATCCTGAATGAGAAATTGCCTGAGCTGAAGATCCGTTATATCAACGTAGTCGATCTGCTCAAGCTGAGAAGCCAGAAGCTCGATCCGCGCGGCTTATCCGACGAAGAGTTTGATCAATTTTTCACAAAAGACAAACCGGTGATCTTCGCATTCCATGGCTATGAAGGGCTGATCAAAGACCTGTTCTTCGACCGCCACAACCATAATCTGCATGTACACGGCTACCGTGAGAACGGCGATATCACGACTCCGTTCGATATGCGCGTACTGAATCAGATGGACCGTTTCGACCTGACGAAGGAAGCTGTTCTGAGCCTGCCGCAAGCTGATCAGTACACTGCTATCGCAGCTGAGATGGATGCAATGGTTAAGAAACATTATGAATTTATCCGCGAAGAGGGTATTGATCTTCCGGAAGTTGAGAACTGGGTCTGGAAAGGCCTGAATAAATAA
- the tyrS gene encoding tyrosine--tRNA ligase — protein MNIIDELEWRDAINQQTDAEGLRELTNSKAVSLYCGVDPTGDSMHIGHLIPFMVLRRFQLAGHRPVILIGGATGTIGDPSGRQSERSLQTLEQVQENVDALTAQMKKLFISDDNANQVRLVNNYDWTKDINVIEFLRDFGKNFSINTMLAKDVVSSRLDSGISFTEFSYQILQSIDYLHLYKHEDVQLQIGGSDQWGNITSGLDLIRKKEGNEAKAFGLTIPLMLKADGTKFGKTAGGAVWLDPKKTTPYEFYQFWANTDDRDVVKYLKYFTFLSKEEIEALAAKVEAEPHKREAQKALAEEMTRFVHGEELLEQAKRITAALFSGDIRSLTADEIEEGFKEMPTYTASKEAKNIVDWLVDLGIEPSKRQAREDITKGAISINGERVSELEVEITAEHAIGGKFIIVRKGKKNYSLVKLT, from the coding sequence TTGAATATTATTGATGAACTGGAATGGCGCGATGCCATTAACCAGCAGACGGATGCGGAAGGACTGCGTGAATTAACGAATAGCAAGGCGGTCTCGCTGTATTGCGGTGTTGACCCGACCGGCGACAGCATGCATATCGGGCATCTGATTCCGTTCATGGTGCTTAGACGTTTTCAGCTGGCCGGTCATCGTCCGGTGATCCTGATCGGCGGAGCAACCGGAACCATCGGCGATCCGAGCGGGCGCCAGAGCGAACGCTCCCTGCAGACGCTGGAACAGGTGCAGGAAAATGTGGATGCGCTGACCGCACAGATGAAGAAGCTTTTCATCTCGGATGATAACGCTAACCAGGTGCGTCTGGTCAACAACTACGACTGGACTAAGGATATTAACGTTATTGAGTTCCTGCGCGACTTCGGCAAAAACTTCAGCATCAATACGATGCTGGCCAAAGATGTCGTCTCCAGCCGCCTGGACAGCGGAATTTCGTTCACCGAATTCTCGTACCAAATCCTGCAGTCGATCGACTACCTGCACCTGTACAAGCATGAGGATGTGCAGCTGCAAATCGGCGGCTCCGACCAGTGGGGCAACATTACAAGCGGTCTGGACCTGATCCGTAAAAAAGAAGGCAACGAAGCTAAAGCCTTCGGCCTTACCATCCCGCTGATGCTGAAAGCGGACGGCACCAAGTTCGGCAAAACCGCCGGCGGAGCCGTGTGGCTCGATCCGAAGAAAACAACCCCTTACGAGTTCTACCAGTTCTGGGCGAACACGGATGACCGGGATGTAGTGAAATACCTCAAGTACTTCACCTTCCTGAGTAAAGAGGAAATCGAAGCTCTCGCGGCAAAGGTCGAAGCCGAGCCGCATAAACGGGAAGCACAAAAGGCCCTGGCTGAAGAGATGACCCGGTTTGTTCACGGCGAGGAGCTGCTGGAGCAGGCCAAACGCATTACCGCAGCCCTGTTCAGCGGCGATATCCGCTCGCTGACTGCTGATGAAATTGAGGAAGGCTTCAAGGAAATGCCGACCTACACCGCCTCCAAGGAAGCGAAGAATATCGTGGACTGGCTGGTAGACCTCGGCATAGAGCCGTCCAAACGCCAGGCGCGTGAAGACATTACCAAGGGTGCAATTTCCATCAACGGTGAGCGTGTAAGCGAGCTGGAGGTTGAGATTACCGCTGAACATGCTATCGGCGGGAAATTCATCATTGTCCGCAAAGGTAAGAAAAATTACAGTCTGGTGAAACTGACATAA
- a CDS encoding FAD-dependent oxidoreductase, producing the protein MDNMKREDKIGIIGAGISGVSAAYHLAKKGYTHITILEKSDRVGGKCFSIEYKGKTYEMGALFGLPSYAHTKNLMMEYDLMDKGPLLERGFFNTNGRQTSQIPLDQVQAFAQEFKRLPEISKRYERLNEPGLLHLPEDLCQPFSLWCDENELFVIKQVYMHYFSTFGFGSIYDVPAAYVLKFLSFDNLLSFIEVTHMITWPKGVTELIRRMADQVEDLRLTCEVLHMDCEPNGKVRVETSQSALYFDKVIYTASLQHISEIVDLPAADKRMLEHITYERFRVYAYRVEGIPELSGYIPGNMRPESKGQMMAWYYRWADMGTTDLITIYVVENEEMTDQEMREAVEMKLRDLGGTNIRFYMMKRWEHFPHVESAALRAGFYEQLDLMQGRDQIYYAGEIMNFPTLENCIVYTKYLVDRFF; encoded by the coding sequence ATGGACAACATGAAGCGCGAAGACAAAATAGGCATCATTGGAGCAGGGATTTCCGGGGTATCTGCTGCTTATCATTTGGCTAAAAAGGGCTATACCCATATCACCATCCTTGAGAAATCAGACCGTGTGGGAGGAAAGTGCTTTTCCATTGAGTACAAAGGGAAAACATATGAAATGGGGGCGCTGTTCGGACTTCCCTCCTATGCCCATACGAAGAACCTGATGATGGAATATGACCTCATGGACAAGGGGCCTTTACTGGAGCGGGGATTTTTCAATACGAACGGAAGGCAGACCTCGCAGATTCCTCTGGATCAGGTACAGGCTTTTGCGCAGGAATTCAAGCGGTTGCCGGAGATTTCCAAACGCTACGAGCGGTTAAATGAACCGGGCCTTCTCCATTTGCCGGAGGACCTGTGCCAGCCCTTTTCCTTATGGTGTGATGAGAACGAATTATTTGTCATTAAGCAGGTCTATATGCATTACTTCAGTACCTTTGGGTTTGGCAGTATCTATGATGTGCCTGCGGCCTATGTTCTGAAATTTTTAAGCTTTGATAATCTGCTCTCCTTTATTGAAGTTACGCATATGATCACCTGGCCTAAAGGGGTTACTGAACTCATAAGACGTATGGCAGACCAGGTAGAGGACCTGCGTCTGACCTGCGAAGTGCTCCATATGGACTGTGAACCAAACGGCAAGGTGCGGGTGGAAACCAGTCAGTCTGCGCTCTATTTTGACAAAGTGATTTATACGGCTTCCTTGCAGCATATTAGTGAAATCGTTGATTTACCTGCGGCAGATAAAAGGATGTTGGAGCATATTACCTATGAGCGGTTTCGTGTATACGCTTATAGGGTTGAAGGAATCCCTGAGCTTTCAGGTTATATTCCCGGCAATATGCGCCCTGAGTCTAAGGGACAGATGATGGCCTGGTATTACCGGTGGGCAGATATGGGGACTACGGATTTGATCACTATTTATGTAGTTGAGAATGAAGAGATGACCGATCAGGAGATGCGCGAGGCTGTGGAAATGAAGCTTAGGGATCTCGGCGGAACCAACATTCGTTTCTATATGATGAAAAGATGGGAGCATTTTCCCCATGTGGAATCTGCTGCGCTCCGTGCAGGCTTTTATGAGCAGCTTGACCTGATGCAGGGGAGAGACCAGATATATTACGCCGGAGAAATCATGAACTTCCCCACACTTGAGAACTGTATCGTATATACGAAATACCTGGTCGACCGATTTTTTTGA